In a genomic window of Siniperca chuatsi isolate FFG_IHB_CAS linkage group LG1, ASM2008510v1, whole genome shotgun sequence:
- the emc8 gene encoding ER membrane protein complex subunit 8 isoform X2: MLALAANTRSWRPGKRITKIPVSLRQYSTIQHVPIDKLHSYEPMADHCNIYFLRNTSAFPNLMLEANDSKPYPHCAVNGLLVAEKTKEKKKDSHSEPVLCVDCVPLFHGTLALAPMLEVALTLIDTWCKENNYVIAGYYQANERTKDSRPNQVAEKVAARISENFSEAAIIMVDNSRLTISCFEPIVLIYDHHENKWKSREVTFDCFEDWSEAQKITSALLEGRSYENLIDFDNHLDDLRNDWTNPVINKSVLDLC; this comes from the exons ATGTTAGCGTTAGCTGCAAACACAAGGTCATGGCGCCCGGGAAAAAGAATCACAAAAATACCAGTTTCTTTGAGACAATATAGTACAATTCAACACGTTCCCATTGACAAACTGCATTCATATGAGCCCATGGCAGACCACTGTAACATTTACTTCCTACGCAACACATCTGCCTTCCCGAATCTGATGCTAGAAGCTAACGACAGCAAGCCG TATCCTCACTGCGCCGTGAATGGATTGCTGGTGGCAGAAAAAacgaaggagaaaaagaaagacagccACAGTGAACCAGTCCTGTGTGTGGACTGTGTGCCGCTGTTTCACGGTACTCTAGCTCTGGCACCGATGCTAGAAGTAGCATTAACACTG ATCGATACTTGgtgtaaagaaaataattatgtgATTGCTGGATATTATCAAGCCAATGAACGCACAAAGGATTCAAG ACCCAACCAAGTTGCAGAAAAAGTGGCTGCCAGGATTTCTGAGAACTTCAGTGAAGCAGCAATTATTATG gtGGACAACAGTAGATTAACAATAAGCTGTTTTGAGCCCATTGTGCTAATCTATGATCATCATGAAAACAAGTGGAAAAGCAGAGAAGTAACTTT TGACTGTTTTGAGGACTGGAGCGAAGCACAGAAGATCACATCTGCTCTGCTCGAGGGAAGGTCCTACGAGAACTTGATTGACTTTGACAACCACTTGGATGATCTAAGGAACGACTGGACCAACCCTGTGATCAACAAGTCCGTCCTGGATCTGTGCTAA
- the emc8 gene encoding ER membrane protein complex subunit 8 isoform X4 yields MVLHAAKYPHCAVNGLLVAEKTKEKKKDSHSEPVLCVDCVPLFHGTLALAPMLEVALTLIDTWCKENNYVIAGYYQANERTKDSRPNQVAEKVAARISENFSEAAIIMVDNSRLTISCFEPIVLIYDHHENKWKSREVTFDCFEDWSEAQKITSALLEGRSYENLIDFDNHLDDLRNDWTNPVINKSVLDLC; encoded by the exons ATGGTTTTACATGCTGCCAAGTATCCTCACTGCGCCGTGAATGGATTGCTGGTGGCAGAAAAAacgaaggagaaaaagaaagacagccACAGTGAACCAGTCCTGTGTGTGGACTGTGTGCCGCTGTTTCACGGTACTCTAGCTCTGGCACCGATGCTAGAAGTAGCATTAACACTG ATCGATACTTGgtgtaaagaaaataattatgtgATTGCTGGATATTATCAAGCCAATGAACGCACAAAGGATTCAAG ACCCAACCAAGTTGCAGAAAAAGTGGCTGCCAGGATTTCTGAGAACTTCAGTGAAGCAGCAATTATTATG gtGGACAACAGTAGATTAACAATAAGCTGTTTTGAGCCCATTGTGCTAATCTATGATCATCATGAAAACAAGTGGAAAAGCAGAGAAGTAACTTT TGACTGTTTTGAGGACTGGAGCGAAGCACAGAAGATCACATCTGCTCTGCTCGAGGGAAGGTCCTACGAGAACTTGATTGACTTTGACAACCACTTGGATGATCTAAGGAACGACTGGACCAACCCTGTGATCAACAAGTCCGTCCTGGATCTGTGCTAA
- the emc8 gene encoding ER membrane protein complex subunit 8 isoform X3, translating to MPIQLTSQAYCKMVLHAAKYPHCAVNGLLVAEKTKEKKKDSHSEPVLCVDCVPLFHGTLALAPMLEVALTLIDTWCKENNYVIAGYYQANERTKDSRPNQVAEKVAARISENFSEAAIIMVDNSRLTISCFEPIVLIYDHHENKWKSREVTFDCFEDWSEAQKITSALLEGRSYENLIDFDNHLDDLRNDWTNPVINKSVLDLC from the exons ATGCCTATTCAGCTGACAAGTCAGGCTTACTGTAAAATGGTTTTACATGCTGCCAAGTATCCTCACTGCGCCGTGAATGGATTGCTGGTGGCAGAAAAAacgaaggagaaaaagaaagacagccACAGTGAACCAGTCCTGTGTGTGGACTGTGTGCCGCTGTTTCACGGTACTCTAGCTCTGGCACCGATGCTAGAAGTAGCATTAACACTG ATCGATACTTGgtgtaaagaaaataattatgtgATTGCTGGATATTATCAAGCCAATGAACGCACAAAGGATTCAAG ACCCAACCAAGTTGCAGAAAAAGTGGCTGCCAGGATTTCTGAGAACTTCAGTGAAGCAGCAATTATTATG gtGGACAACAGTAGATTAACAATAAGCTGTTTTGAGCCCATTGTGCTAATCTATGATCATCATGAAAACAAGTGGAAAAGCAGAGAAGTAACTTT TGACTGTTTTGAGGACTGGAGCGAAGCACAGAAGATCACATCTGCTCTGCTCGAGGGAAGGTCCTACGAGAACTTGATTGACTTTGACAACCACTTGGATGATCTAAGGAACGACTGGACCAACCCTGTGATCAACAAGTCCGTCCTGGATCTGTGCTAA
- the gins2 gene encoding DNA replication complex GINS protein PSF2, whose product MDPSEVEFLAEKEMVKIIPNFSLDKIYLIGGDLGPFNPGLPVDVPVWLALNLKQRQKCRVVPPAWMDVEKLEEMRELERKEETFTPVPSPYYMELTKLLLNYASDNIPKADEIRTLVKDIWDTRIAKLRLSADSFISQLEAHAKLDNLTLMEINTIRAFLLDSLNCMYKLRSNLQPGSSKGQFMDY is encoded by the exons ATGGATCCCTCGGAGGTAGAGTTCCTCGCCGAGAAAGAGATGGTGAAGATAATACCAAATTTCAGTCTAGACAAGATCTATTTGATCGGG GGGGACCTCGGTCCCTTCAACCCCGGCCTGCCAGTTGATGTTCCTGTGTGGCTGGCCCTTAAcctgaaacagagacagaaatgtaGAGTTGTTCCTCCTGCGTGGATGGATGTTG AGAAACTGGAGGAGATGCGAGAGcttgagaggaaagaggaaacctTTACGCCTGTTCCCAGTCCCTACTACATGGAACTGACCAAACTGCTACTCAACTA tgcgTCTGACAACATCCCTAAAGCAGATGAGATCCGCACGCTGGTCAAAGACATCTGGGACACACGTATTGCCAAACTCCGCCTCTCCGCCGACAGCTTCATCAGTCAGCTGGAGGCCCATGCCAAG CTGGACAACCTGACTCTGATGGAGATTAACACCATACGAGCATTCCTTCTTGACTCTCTCAACTGCATGTACAAACTACGTTCCAATTTGCAGCCTGGTTCAAGTAAGGGACAGTTCATGGACTATTGA
- the emc8 gene encoding ER membrane protein complex subunit 8 isoform X1 yields the protein MLALAANTRSWRPGKRITKIPVSLRQYSTIQHVPIDKLHSYEPMADHCNIYFLRNTSAFPNLMLEANDSKPLTSQAYCKMVLHAAKYPHCAVNGLLVAEKTKEKKKDSHSEPVLCVDCVPLFHGTLALAPMLEVALTLIDTWCKENNYVIAGYYQANERTKDSRPNQVAEKVAARISENFSEAAIIMVDNSRLTISCFEPIVLIYDHHENKWKSREVTFDCFEDWSEAQKITSALLEGRSYENLIDFDNHLDDLRNDWTNPVINKSVLDLC from the exons ATGTTAGCGTTAGCTGCAAACACAAGGTCATGGCGCCCGGGAAAAAGAATCACAAAAATACCAGTTTCTTTGAGACAATATAGTACAATTCAACACGTTCCCATTGACAAACTGCATTCATATGAGCCCATGGCAGACCACTGTAACATTTACTTCCTACGCAACACATCTGCCTTCCCGAATCTGATGCTAGAAGCTAACGACAGCAAGCCG CTGACAAGTCAGGCTTACTGTAAAATGGTTTTACATGCTGCCAAGTATCCTCACTGCGCCGTGAATGGATTGCTGGTGGCAGAAAAAacgaaggagaaaaagaaagacagccACAGTGAACCAGTCCTGTGTGTGGACTGTGTGCCGCTGTTTCACGGTACTCTAGCTCTGGCACCGATGCTAGAAGTAGCATTAACACTG ATCGATACTTGgtgtaaagaaaataattatgtgATTGCTGGATATTATCAAGCCAATGAACGCACAAAGGATTCAAG ACCCAACCAAGTTGCAGAAAAAGTGGCTGCCAGGATTTCTGAGAACTTCAGTGAAGCAGCAATTATTATG gtGGACAACAGTAGATTAACAATAAGCTGTTTTGAGCCCATTGTGCTAATCTATGATCATCATGAAAACAAGTGGAAAAGCAGAGAAGTAACTTT TGACTGTTTTGAGGACTGGAGCGAAGCACAGAAGATCACATCTGCTCTGCTCGAGGGAAGGTCCTACGAGAACTTGATTGACTTTGACAACCACTTGGATGATCTAAGGAACGACTGGACCAACCCTGTGATCAACAAGTCCGTCCTGGATCTGTGCTAA